The genomic interval ACGATGGCGTTGGCGTCCCCGATCGGCAGCAGGCCGGCGTTGGACCCGTGACCCGCCATCCGGTACTTGCCGGAGTTGTAGATGAGGATCAGGTCGGCGCCTCCCGCCTCGGCGAACTTGGCCGATATCCCCGTACCGGCGCCGGCGCCGATGATCGGGCTCCCGCTCGCCAGGGTCGCCCGGAGCCGCTCCAGGACCTGATCTCTCGTGAACATACGGTTTCGCTCCTCTCGTGGTCCCGCTGTCAGTCCACCATCAGCAGGCCGCCGTTGACATGGATGGTCTGGCCGGTGACGTAAGCCCCGGCATCCGACGCCAGGAAGATGGCGGGTCCCACCAGGTCCTCGGCCACTTCCATCCGGCCCAGCGGGATGTACTTCTCGTATTCGAACAGGTAGTCGCGGTGGTGGGCGTGCATGGGAGTATCGACCGCGCCGGGGGCGATCGCGTTCACCCGGACGCCGTGCGGCGCCACGTCCTGGGCAGCCCCCCTGCTCAACGACTGCAGGGCTGCCTTGGCCGAGCAGTAGTCGACGCCTCCACCGCTCTGGTTGAACACCGAGGCCCTGGACGACCACGAACTACCGATGTTGATGACGCTGCCCCGCCCGGCGTCCACCATCTCCCGGAGCACCGCCCGCATGATCCGCATGGGGGCCTTCAGGTTGATCCCGTACATCTGGTCCCACTGCTCGTCGGTGATCCCGACGATGTCGGCGTAGCCCATGATCCCGGCGTTGTTGACCAGCACGTCGATCCGCCCGCCCAGGCCCTTGGCCGCGGCCACGATCCGCTCGGGGGTGTCGGGTGCGGTGACATCGGCCACTACCGTCGCCACCCCGTGACCGATCTCCCCGATCTCGGCAGCAGTGGTCTCCAGGACAGCGCCGTTGAGATCCACGAGCACCAAGTCGCTACCGGCGTGCGCGAAGCCGGTGGCCAGCGCCTTGCCGATGCCCTGTCCGGCCCCGGTGACGATGCTGCAATAGCCGCTCAGGTCGAAGAGGTTCCTGGAGATGTCGGGAAACGGGAGGCTCAAACTTCTCGGTCCTTCGTCGCACGGATAAGGGTTCCGGGGATGCGGCGCAATCCTAGTGCCCCGGACCCATCGTTCTTCGTGCTCGGTGCCGCGGCTATCCCTAGGCCGGTCTGGACGTACTTCAG from bacterium carries:
- a CDS encoding SDR family NAD(P)-dependent oxidoreductase — translated: MSLPFPDISRNLFDLSGYCSIVTGAGQGIGKALATGFAHAGSDLVLVDLNGAVLETTAAEIGEIGHGVATVVADVTAPDTPERIVAAAKGLGGRIDVLVNNAGIMGYADIVGITDEQWDQMYGINLKAPMRIMRAVLREMVDAGRGSVINIGSSWSSRASVFNQSGGGVDYCSAKAALQSLSRGAAQDVAPHGVRVNAIAPGAVDTPMHAHHRDYLFEYEKYIPLGRMEVAEDLVGPAIFLASDAGAYVTGQTIHVNGGLLMVD